Genomic segment of Apostichopus japonicus isolate 1M-3 chromosome 8, ASM3797524v1, whole genome shotgun sequence:
TATGGGAACTGCAGTGCATAGAATTGGGCTAGGGAGAATGATGTTCGGCACGATCAAAATAAGACAGATTTTCTATGTAATTACAATGAAAAGCATCGCGAagtaattttaattatattttttcgcATAGCAGTATGCAATGCTCCGATATACTGAAAtggacagcgccctctatttctgtttttagtGCTTTGTGACCTTTTAgtagacccccctccccccactaaACAAATTATCATTCCACATATGTTCAAAATAGCCGGCAGGACCTCAACATGAAGGTAGATTCTCCTTCTGATCAATTTTATGGTATTTGTGGTCTATTCTATTTTGTGCAGGATATGTATGGGGAAATTGCCGCCATTTTGGCCTAAAAAACATTAATGTGCAACATTGACACTTGGGAACAACTGATTTcggaaaataatacatattgctAATAAAATGTAATGGGTTTCATGTAGACCCCGTGACTTTGCAacgaaagttaatttttagatcACTTTTCCTACTTCGGCCCACGGCCTACAGGAATTGTAGTCGGATCATTTTCGACTCCACAAAACGTGTTGGTTTCCACGACATGTCGTTGTACGTTTACAAGGACGGTTTCTCCCAACGAGAAGGGTAATTGAAATAACAAAGCGGTGTTCCCTCGAGCCAGAGTAGCATCTACTGAAGTATTAAATGAGAGTAACTGCAGTCCTGTTTGTAGAGACGTAATGATGACTAATCCTGCCGGAGAAGTTGGAATTGTTATCTAGTGTAATGAAGAACAAAAGAAATACTAGCTCATACAATCGTAGAAACGTGATAGGTAGTctggaaaatggaaaataattgCTCCGCAGATTGTTCACTCTGCACTTGAAAGCTTAATCTGGGAGTTACTTCATGTTGTTGTACGGATGGTAAGCTGAGAGCCTCGCGTGCTGTGATTTACGCcatgaaaatatttgtttactgAGAATAAACACATACTCACCCTCACACGCACATACTCAATCACAGACAAACACACAAGACATATTATTCAATGTTTTCTTCAAGTCTTTACTCATAACTTCAGCATACAATTTTTGCCAGACAGCAGATAAATATATCTGGAGAGATAGGGATGGTAGATAAGGACTCAAGACTTGGATTAATCTTAATTCATATGATGTTATAAACTTAAATTTGGCTGGCTAACAAAAAAATCATCCAGCATAGGGTTGCGAGAAGAGTCAGTTTCCACACTATATTAAGACTCTGACAAACAACGGTCCGCCTTCCTCTAAGGTGGAAATGAGTTGTTTTCCTTGTCGAAATTCCGACAAGATTCACATACATTTTTTAAGAATGATGACTTACCGGTTGATCAAAAATGATCGTCAGCAGGTTGTTGCTATCAATCGTGGCAGATGTTGCCAGTGGTGGTGATGCTGTTCAAGTGAGATAAATCCAAAACGATCATTAATATAAGTATTCAAATATTATCCGGAAAAAAATTCAACAGTCACGCATTTGTCCATGCAGAACAGAGGATAAACTTTGTTCAGATGTAAGGTTCCTGTCTCCGAGCAACATTTAAACGATGCATGTTATAAAAAGTGGCATATAGTAATTCATATTCACTTATTTACTAAAATGGAACTGCTTTGTTCTATTTCTTAGAACATGTTACCATGTTTTTCTCTATTTATATCATATCTTAACAGAGTGCTTTTGTGAGTGGAAAAGTATAATAAGCAAACATACTTGCAGTTACAAGGAAGATACATCGTTGATTGCTAGTAAGGCTGCAACAAAAGAAGAATCAAAACTTCAGTGTGAAATGTTTCCCGGAAGGAAATGAGTGCGGTCTTGAAGAACTTTGAAAGCATAGAcaccggatgtgtgacctgattaattcactttggttTCGGCTTTGAGGACAACTTTTCTGTATACTGTCGtgtggacgaatctaaccgtaataggaATTAACGACTTTGCGATCCACTTTATGGTCATTGCAGACTTTGCaatccgaccccccccccctcacaattttgcaaggtcggcaAGAGTTACTGCATAGTTTttcctttcgggaaaccaaaaagTATGATAACTGGAAGCCAGGAAAAGTATTCAGGGGCTGGGCGAATATGGGACATATCAAGAATTCATAAAGCGGACCCTTTCACATAATTGTCCCCGGAGCCCGGCCTGGTTGTCGGCGCAtctgtaaataacattaaagaACATTATCACAAGAATGTTGTGGAAGCTGATTTTCGGGTAAGTTTAGACAGGGGTGGGATTTGATGTCCAAAAGTAAGGGGcaaacatgggggggggggtggaggacaGAAATGTTGGGTTTTATAAAGCCCCTGTATGTAATATGGTGCTATATTTATAGGTTATTCCCCAATACTAGTTGTGTATGTGAAAATTTCATTATGTTATCTACATAAAAGTGTTGCCAGATTTATTAAAGCGACACAAACGTATAACCAATGATTAATCTTTGTCGTTAATGAAGGGCTGGAAGGTGCATCTCATAGGTGGCAAACCGGCTAACAACCTTCTCCATGTCTATATATATCAGTGTTTCTCTCAATGTTCAATACACAGCCAAGCTGTATAATCTTTAAGagaataggcctatatatggcACTGTTACATTGGTATCAGTAGTAGTATGCTAGTACTGTAGTGCGTTACGGATTTGAATAAGAATCGTCACAATGGGtcgatatgtttttttttagcctGTATATTGACATTATCGAAAGGTATAAAAGTATCACAGAGTTGCAAAGATATGCTGTGGTACAACCAATGCGTGAAAATGCGTGGGTGTCTTCACTTGATCCGGTGCATAACTACTTTATTATTGACTCGGTGTATAAACAGTACTGTCTAAACGAGTAGCAATTCCTCGCAACGGCACCTATTTAGTCATCATGAttccaacaccccccccccccctccatgagACAAACCTTCGTCTTCTCAGGACCTAAGCCACCTCCGTTCGTTGGTTCGAACAAACATACCAGTCTATTTAAATACTTTATAATGTATAaaagcatcatcatcatcatcatcatcatcatcaacaacatcatcatcatcatcatcatcaacatcatcatcatcatcatcatcatcatcatcatcatcatcatcatcatcatcatcatcatcatcatcatcatcatcatcatcatcatcatcatcatcatcatcatcatcatcatcatcatcatcaacatcattttaCAAGATAACATCTTACCCTCCACTATCTTCAGCGACGAAACAGAAGATTTCTTGAAGTTGTGCTAAATTGGCTGAAGTAAACGTGACGTCAACAAAGTACGCATCGGCTGAACCGGGTACTTGTTGAACTGGCGTGGTACTTAAACCTATTGGTGAAACAGTGTTGATGGACACTATGCTGCACGGGGAAGTAAAAAATATTAGAATTTCAACATTTGTAGAGCTTACAATCAGGTCCCTATTACAACTTCTATTGGATTGGCATTAGTTGAAGACGGATCAAGATCCGAGGAAATGAAAATTGTATCGTTTGGCATTATTAATGACAAATAATTAATGATGGTATTTGTATAGTGTATAAACAGGGCTCACAACGTGTTGCAGACGTATATGAAATATGAGAGAGAGTTCAAACATGAACTCGTAATGTAATTATACCACGGTTAAAAAATGTGGAATTAAAAACATTACGTACCTCCAAATATTATCAACTTGAGAGAAAGTCACTTGATTGCAAAAAAATAAGTTTGAATTCTAATATTCAAGTGAAAGGCTTTTTGTATAACGACTTGTAAAGAGTTTTGCTAAATAATGATCTATCTTTTGAGAATTTAGTCGATCACATGTAACCTGTTATCACTCTAAAGGGATTCCCACTCAATGTGCCTTGTTTagaggtagtcagtataggccccaaattatagcacgctataattgctaaaagttttcaaaaagtactttccttgaggtctttactctccaaagtGTTCTCATACATTTTTTTAAGAAACACACAAGAAGACTGAACGTCCCAGTTAGGAAAAATTCTTTGAAGGTTGTAATCAAAACCGTTTAAGAAATTTGaacaaaggtgaccatattcgaatatctagcatatttgaaaaCTTACATTTAATGAAAACTACCAGACACGGTTTTTAAATGAGGATATTTCCAAAACGGAGCAATAATTTTGTCTTAATTGTTtggggagttgttcttcacaacaATCTTGTCATTCGGCTGTTTTAAGATGATGGTTGGATGTGTGTCTCCTTATAACACTGATTAGGACTAGTAGTCTAATTGTGACTGATTTGAGCAACTAACACATTTCAAATAAAGAATAGCTTTTGTCCTCTGTATTATATCATGTGGATGGCGTCCAATATCGAAGATCTTACCATAAATGCCCCCATGTTCACAGCCTTTCAGAATTGAAGACATTCAATTGTAAAACTGGTAACTATATTAGTTCTAAAATGTAACCATAGGCCATGCTGTATTTACATATACGGTATACCTTCTAGTTGGAGTCGATACGATGGCTGTAATACGGGTGGTGAACGTTGATCCCGGGGAGACACCAATGCACGACTCAACGGGTAATACGGTGGGGCCATAGACAGGTGCGTCAACGCAAGTACCATCGCCTTCAATTACTTCAAATAGGAACTGCAATGGAATACTGCTCAAAGGTGTAGTACTAGCAGGAGTCAGAAAATCTTCAATCTGGACAGCTACACCAAACAGTCCCACTGTAGTTGGCATCCATTCTATTATACAGTCCTGCAGCAAATGTCCATCAGAAATTAACATCGAAACAAATAATTAGGCCTATACAttcaataatatatacagtccttgttattttaatatatacagTCCTcatttttgatatctttaaaataaatttgagatatcttaaataaaattcaacatatcgaaaatgcaatttctgatatctcaaattgaattggagatatctgaaataattagagatatcttcaatttaattcgagatatctgaaattaattgcAGATAGCTcgaattaaaataaaagatagGCTATCTTTAATTATtgaaaaaatgttaacatggcgttccatacgcaCGCGCATTCAACCAATCACTCACAACATCTGGTTACGTTGTCAAAAAAAGCTACCGTATATTTTCGAACATGAAAAGTATGAATATTGTTTTACACCTTACTATTCGTATAACATATTAACCAGGCCTATTTCATTCATACCTCCTCTATTAGGTTACCAGGGGATTGACCGCAAATAGAACCACATTCATCTCCAATGGCCGAGGCAAAGCGGCATCTTACTGTGTCTCGGTCAGGGTCAGTAACTGTAAATCAAGTTTGAGTTGTGTTAATTGTCTATAAACGAAATATGGTCTGTCTTCTGCATATCTGAAAGATTTTGAAGTAGAACAAGGAAGGCACTCTCCACCACATGGTCTTAAATTAGTTCacccagcaagcaagcaagacCCTAAAGGTATACAAAACGATCAAAGTTCTAAAACTGTTAACATAGTAATTATAATAAACTGATCCCTTTAGGAATCTATTGATATGGACTTTGAAGGCTATTTTCTGTCGAATGTTTCCCAATATCAGAATAACTGTTTCACAAACTGACCAACAGCGACAGTCACGGTAATACACAAAATCACACAGTTGGCGGATATGATACAAGATGCAGTATGAACGTGTTCACTTAGGCTACATctcaaacaataataataatcataatcataatcacaaTCACAATTACAATCACAGtcacaatcatcatcataatcatttcATACGGgcaatacataaaaaatatatatataggctatatatatataggctataaataaataggctatatatatatatatatatatatttatatatatatatatatttatgtatatatatatatatatatatatatatatatatatatacataaatatatatatttatatatatatatatatgtatatattcattttatatttatatatatatttttttttatatattttttatttaattttttcaatttttaatatatatatatatatatatatatatatatatatatatatatatatatatatatatatatatatatatatatatatatagtagttgTACGAGGGGTTCATCCGTagaaaagtagttgtaccagggGTTGTTGAATTTTACAAACCTGGAATCCTGTAAGATACTGGGCAATTGATTTGAATACGATTTATTGGCATGTTTGATGTCGTTGGAGAAGAATTTATCCGTCCGTTATCCATACGAGGAGTTAGATCTACTCTTGATCGAATGATCCAATTTCCATTGCCGCCATTAGCTAGTGTGATCCAGTTTCCTCCTTCATAACTAAAGAGAAACagatggtcaaatggtcaataTACTATTATAGACACTGCTGAAGGTAAACAGAAGAGGataattattttgttaatgtttGATAAATGTTCAGTTCTGTTCACCGTATTTAATCCAGCATTCCAGATCATCATTATCTGGACTATGTTTAAATCCAAACCTACAAAATTACGTCTGTCGAATAATCATGAAAATCGAACAATTATCATTTCGTATTcgcttttttaaatttaatgcaaTTCGATAAGACAGTTGCATAGAGTATCGGATATTATTCTTATGTGTAGATCACTGCAAAACGGCGTCTTAAGCCACAAGGTTGCGTTACAAAGACAAAATCTACATAGTTAATTGTTACCTTTTTGCACGGTACGTgatagtcttgttaagacccttGCTTGTATGTGCAGCCTATAGTGTAGcctacctttctttttcacaaagctatttccccgtatctatttgctgtactgcccagagaatGCCCGGGACAACGATTTAAATTGATACTAggtttgtatcggacagatcctcgggcatgaaAAATACAGTGGTATGGGCcagcacattcgtggtaggcagaaacggactctaaGGCATGTACAGTCTGCACGCGAGAAatagagtattacaaacgacttggcccaGACTAGGTAAGTGAGGGCACATCATTATAGCCTAGTTACGGTTTTCGAGCGGTGCTGGTGGTTTGGAAGTAGAGTTGTGGGTAGTGGTGTCAATTCTTCGCTATGTTTGCAACAAAATAGAACTTTATAATGAAGGTTGATTGCATATGCATGTGGGTATAATCTCAACTGTAACGTCGGTTTGGTATAATCCTAACTTAAGATTTGCGGATGCCTTTGCTTACTTAGGAAGCTCAGCATTTTGCAGTACACCTTACCTAACCCtctcttaccccccccccccccaacgcccCATTAGTTGCCATATATAACACGATACTTACAAAACCTCAAAGATATTCGTTTGCGGGTTGAAGGTCGAACTCCCTTCTCCTGTGGTCCAGTCAGCTGCGACACTGAAATCTGTACAAATGTAGTCCAAGTCGTCGTTTAGCGTAGTGCAACCATTATCGCATTCTAAAAACCCTTCCCCTGGATTTGGAATCCTCGCCGTTATGGTACTTATATCACAGAAATGATCACTGCTGAAGGATCTTCTGAATGCTACCCTGTACGTAAAGAGCACCTGCAGTAAAAAAAGTATAGCAGGAAACGATAATCATGTATGGGATCTATAGGTTCGTTCGAGGTCGTGAGAACAAATCATGGATTGTAAGGATTAACTTCGGTAAGACAAaagcccccagcccccgcccccccccaatcccctcctCTTCACGCAAAATATAGTAGCCCTAAATGTTAAATTTTACTTGTCGATCAAGCAGGCTCAATTTATAGCAAATATCAGTATAGTGCTCAATGAAGTTGATGTTTTCTTCACGGTCCGTATAAACAGTGGACTTTCGAATGTATTCCTCGATCAAATCATTAGAGCTACAGTTCCAAAGGTGAATCTCAGGACCTTAGCGAcggtgggagaggggagggataATTTTTCAGACTTTCTTTCAAATGGTTAGCATTTTATAACACATACGCACAAAATTGTATACGTTGAAACTTTAACCGCATAGCTgtaggggcggcgatttgtttcaaatattggggggtgggggacatttgcttgggtgcaggcgcgtagcaactttcatccccaaaattgttcgcgcgcttcgtgatattttgtatatataaatatatgtataaatatatatatatgcttactggttgctacagccctattttcatttcttatcggcaaaccaaatttcattacggatgcggtctgTCTAtagctaattcatttcgaagaaaagaaaaaaactactttcggtgaCTATTCCCTACAACGGCCAAAATTGGCCAATTGTTTTACTGTTTCCTatcggccaaaaattgaccaatattttaaatatttcattgtatGACGGTAGTATCGAAAATGTATAAAATGGGGTGAAATTCTGTTTAAAAGTTTTCTTGTGGTTCGACGTTTACAGACTCGGATAGCAAGAGTCAATCCGATAGGCAGTATTCGCAAGTTAGTAGTACACTGAAAGTCAATAAGAGTTACGTAGTCTGATTAGGTATTTGTACTAACCAGCAGTGCAGGAGGCATTGCTTTCGTAGACTGAACATTATATTCCTATTTAATCacacatttttctttcatgtaaGATTGATTGAGAATAAATTAAGTACCGTAACACCGCTCGACAACTCTCCCGACATTTTCTTTTCCTATCGCCTTCTCCGGCGAACGCGACAATACGTTTAGATGGGTTGCTGAGTACGAGTTCGGTTTGATTCAGAGAATGTTTGATCTAGAGTTGACGTGAGTGGGTTAACCAGTTAGTGATTGTTTTTTATGATTTaagtttgattatatttttcccatttgttttttttcagatttcgAACAACACATTAAAGTTTGGAATTCAGAGTCACAACCAAGTCAGGGCGCATTTCATTATTTGGTGCCTTACTTGCACCAACAAAAATGGTAAACTGATTATTGGTACATAGTTTGGGTTTGGTTTTATGTGACCATattcaggggcggatccaggattttgagaaagggggggccgacatcccgatggtagcactttagtgatctgcgtcctgggggaggggtctagggggaggggccccctcccccttggaaatttttggttaattgtgagtgcttagatgcaaaatggtgaaacatttcgccaaaaactagaaaaaccagaaacgttgcagacacgcttttttgtgcacatatttttgctcgatagacacatatttaagaacgctcaacagtgcatgtacaatggatacactattattgcgtcgattcgttttttcttttgcgcgaaaattatgacgccagattcaccccaagaaaaaacataaaacaagatatgttcaatgagataattatgatatacttattgatgaaatgggggtgtaggcggtgttacactatctaacgcaacgtagtcgccaagaacctgaagtattatTAAGGGAGGGCctgataataagcggaaacggatcaccgaccgaaaatatatcggaatttgtggattatttcttgcttcctattcaggggcgtagcgaaggttcttttgttggggggggggggggtgatttgatttgccgacggatctggaagtggtgactgaaatgggggaggggtctaaggggagggggtgtcccccttcccttttggaaaatttttagttttgaaacatccttagatgcaatctggtgtatattttaagtcaaatttgatttgccgacggatctggaagtggtgactgaaatggggaggggtctaaggggagggggtgtccccctcccctttggaaaattttgagttttgaaacatccttagatgcaatctggtgtatattttaagtcaaatttgatttgccgacggatctggaagtggtgactgaaatgggggaggggtctaaggggagggggtgtcccctcccctttggaaaattttgagttttgaaacgtccttagatgcaatctggtatATATTTTacgtcaaatttgatttgccgacggatctggaagtggcgactgaaatgggggaggggtctaaggggagggggtgtccccctcccctttggaaaattgttagttttgaaacgtccttagatgcaatctggtgcatattttaagtcaaatttggcaccgtagaatttccatttcgatattatttttatggcagtcggcagaagaagaattaattgggaccaattatcgaactgtgttttctcttcaccgatcgttgaaatagtgaaacttcgtgatgaaaatgttcagaaaactttccggtaatgagaaataacaacattcattgatatacaagcgagaaacgttaaaaattgtgtacaattcgtgagccgtgtccttaagttttccacggagaacgaagaatgacatctgcgatgacgtcattctgaacagaggataataacaacacgttgtcacacgatagcacgactcatgggctacggcctatacggaagcctttaattccatttctttcactgagttgccggcgattctggcactcgtctagctgagcctggctacagtagctatactgacgaccgtgacattatcagttatttgccgagagatttttaacttgcaggcgtcgggtgattggattggtgaatgagtttatcagatgaagaactggaaaatcgaaaaaaccgataaagaagctcccgttctccttttctctattcagctttccttctttcttccccttccgctctcttcaccttttctccttttgccgacagacccaaaatttgccgacagcgaccaaattattatatataatataataaataaaaaaataaaaccaaaatctcaaaggtttacttgttaactcaaggtttcatactaacgaagaatcagctgactctcaaggttcacacgaagctcttttagatgctcttatagctgcattATGAgcccataaaaactcgtgcacagaaaattgatgcattttgagaacgagacgcccaggccgaatataaaatattcaaaggctactactgatgaagctcctataaagtttgagagcagaaaccggtctagttggtcataagaacctacactagtctctcctactattaacagtacactcaactCAGTACACTATCAACAGTACACTCAACAGTACACtcaataggtgcaattatgctttaccacgaggagcatgctataagttcatgttccttgggccctcccttaaaaatacttcaggttcttggcgactacgttgcgttagatagtgtaaaaccgcctacaccccgtttcattcagataattatgatatacttgctaactgtgcattgattttccctgacagtaatagtcagcactatagtactgagccgtatctaatcaatacgtgatgtcgcgtaggcctggtaattgccttagtttcaaatttggaataaaaacgatcgcgtttcagggaagaacagctggatatatattaggcttttctttcaccaagttatgcctattaggaattgaaagtactcccacataaaaaaaacgcaactgatttccaaaaagggggggccagggccgggtcggcccccccccctggatccgcccctgatattgGACGTTTTCAATCACTCATGCAACAGAGCCATTTCGTTTAGTCTAACTTAATCTAAGGACGTCTGTTTTGTATTTGATGCCAGGCTTATAAGTAAAACAATTCAGTGAAGCAAAAAGGGTTGTAGCGTGTGGGTCAAATAATATTCCGTGGTggatttttaaatatttttcaaatgagTTAGCACCAATATTACATCTatctttcaagaaaaaaaaacattcaaaatagtGAAATACCCCGTGTGTGGAAAACTGCTTGGACGGCTCCTGTCTGGTGAAGATACAGACTCCATTTGTTTTTGCAAGTATTGCGTTTAATCGTATGC
This window contains:
- the LOC139970972 gene encoding uncharacterized protein: MVGQSIFIATILVACVLFSVDGSHFRGGVITWTPSSPLPPPPGTFPTVLFTYRVAFRRSFSSDHFCDISTITARIPNPGEGFLECDNGCTTLNDDLDYICTDFSVAADWTTGEGSSTFNPQTNIFEVFYEGGNWITLANGGNGNWIIRSRVDLTPRMDNGRINSSPTTSNMPINRIQINCPVSYRIPVTDPDRDTVRCRFASAIGDECGSICGQSPGNLIEEDCIIEWMPTTVGLFGVAVQIEDFLTPASTTPLSSIPLQFLFEVIEGDGTCVDAPVYGPTVLPVESCIGVSPGSTFTTRITAIVSTPTRSIVSINTVSPIGLSTTPVQQVPGSADAYFVDVTFTSANLAQLQEIFCFVAEDSGGLTSNQRCIFLVTATSPPLATSATIDSNNLLTIIFDQPITIPTSPAGLVIITSLQTGLQLLSFNTSVDATLARGNTALLFQLPFSLGETVLVNVQRHVVETNTFCGVENDPTTIPVGRGPK